A part of Emys orbicularis isolate rEmyOrb1 chromosome 13, rEmyOrb1.hap1, whole genome shotgun sequence genomic DNA contains:
- the LOC135887805 gene encoding olfactory receptor 5G9-like, translating into MGNQTKVTEFIILGLSNDPQLQIFLFLVFLLVYLITLLANMVIMVVIRAVPHLHTPMYFFLSHLSFVDICYSSTVVPKMLVHFLAEHKTISVNSCIAQMFFILQLATTDIFILSVMAYDRYVAICDPLRYMERMNKGICVQLVSGAWAIGFFHALLNTVFALKLHFCGPSQINHFSCELPPLLQLSCTESLTNQVVLLTSAVIFASSSFLLTLISYIHIISTVLRIQSAEGRHKVFSTCSSHLIVVGLFYLTGFLQYTKPSSVSSVILDEMFSIQYSILTPMLNPIIYSLKNKEVKTAIGKMFQKFKFLK; encoded by the coding sequence ATGGGAAATCAAACCAAAGTGACTGAATTTATTATCCTGGGACTTTCCAATGACCCACAGCTGCAGATTTTTCTCTTCCTGGTTTTTTTACTTGTCTACCTAATCACGCTTTTGGCAAACATGGTGATCATGGTGGTGATAAGGGCTGTTCCTCACCTTCACACCCCAATGTACTTCTTCCTGTCTCATTTATCCTTTGTTGATATCTGCTATTCCTCAACCGTTGTGCCTAAGATGTTGGTGCATTTCCTAGCAGAGCACAAAACCATTTCTGTCAATAGCTGCATTGCACAGATGTTCTTCATTTTGCAGCTGGCTACTACTGACATTTTTATTCTCTCAGTGATGGCTTATGACCGCTACGTTGCCATCTGTGACCCATTGCGTTACATGGAGAGAATGAACAAAGGGATCTGTGTTCAGCTGGTGAGTGGTGCATGGGCAATAGGCTTCTTCCATGCCCTGCTTAACACAGTTTTTGCCCTCaagttgcatttctgtgggcccaGTCAAATCAACCATTTCAGCTGTGAGCTTCCTCCTCTGTTACAACTGTCCTGCACTGAGAGTCTCACCAATCAAGTGGTGCTTCTTACTTCTGCTGTGATATTTGCATCAagctccttcctcctcaccctGATCTCCTACATTCACATCATCTCCACCGTCCTGAGGATACAATCTGCAGAGGGAAGGCATAAAGtcttctccacctgcagctcccacctgatTGTGGTTGGCTTATTCTACCTGACAGGTTTTCTCCAGTACACAAAACCCAGCTCGGTTTCCTCTGTCATTCTGGATGAAATGTTCTCCATCCAGTATAGCATCTTGacccccatgttaaaccccatcatctacagcctgaaaaacaaggaggtgaaaaCAGCTATAGGGAAAATGTTTCAGAAATTCAAATTTCTCAAGTAG